Below is a genomic region from Deltaproteobacteria bacterium.
ATCACGCCAGTATTTGATCGCGCCACTATTCCGATCGCGGAAGGGCAATGCACACACGCGCTCTCCATCACGCACCATACGCGGAATAATGTCTTTGCCAAAGTCGTGACTTTCATTTTGCCGCGCGTTGGTCAGGAGTTCCCGAATCAGGGTTTCGGTATTGAAGATATAGATCCCCATCGAAGCAAGCGTGTACTCTGGATTATCAGGAATACAATCCGGCTCTTCGGGCTTCTCTTGAAAGCGCAGAATCCGCCAGTTGGTATCGACTCCCATCACCCCAAAGCGTTTCGCCTCCCCTTTCGGTACTTCTGTGCAGGCAACCGTAAGGACGGCGTTACTGTTGATGTGGGCAGCGAGCATCTCGCTGTAATCCATCTTGTAAACATGATCACCACCTAGCACGATCACGTATTGCGGCTGCTCCATTTGCAACGTGTAGATATTCTGAAAGACTGCATCAGCCGTCCCTTCATACCATCGCTCATCCGTGCGCTGTTGTGGTGGCAAGACCTCAATATATTCGTCCATTTCACTGGTGAATACATTCCACGCCTGTTTGATGTGGCGATCCAATGAGCGCGATTTATATTGTGTCAAAATGTGAATTTTGCGTAACCCGGAGTTCAAGCAATTCGACAAGGTAAAGTCGATGATGCGATAGTTCCCACCAAAGGGAACTGCGGGTTTCGCACGGTCACGCGTGAGCGGCGCAAGGCGTTCCCCCTGCCCCCCGGCAAGGATCATCGCGGTGGTCTGTCTAAGCGCGTTCGTCAGGCTTTGTACAGTCATGGTCTGCCGCTCCATTCTCCGACTATGCGACCCTCGAAAGGAAAAGTCGGTCGCATTATCAAGCTGCATAAACGTGCGAGTGTCCATATACGCCCCCCAAAGCGCGACGTGCAAGAATACCCAAATCCCCAGGTCGGTGTTATCGGCAGATCGAGAATAAACTTTAGGAAAAATTTTCTTTGCCGCCGCCCCATGTCCTACATCTTACCACACTCACCCACTGGGGCGGCAAAGGCCTTGATTTATCTACTCTTTTGTCGCGTCCTGGAGGGCCCGACGAGCAATCCGCGTCACAATCGTGGTGACAACGATCGTCGCTACTAAGCCAAGAATAAGGATGGCGTAATCCGCCGTCCCCTTTTCTCGGGCCATGCCACCAGCCAGCGCAGCAACGTCACCAATCACTTTACCGTAATACACATACAGCAAGGTTCCAGGCAGCATGCCGACAGACGCAGTCACGTAATCGATAAACCGAACCTTTGTCAGCCCTAGGCCATAGTTCAATAAGGAGAACGGAAACACCGGTGACAAACGTAACAGGAAGACAATCTTCTGCCCTTGTTCTCCGACCGCCCGATCAATCGCGGCAAAGCGCGTATTGCCAGCAAGGCGACGTTCAATCGCATTGCGCGCGACGTAACGCGATACCAGAAACGCGGCAGATGAACCCAACACCGCCGCAAGAAACACGATCATCACACCATTAGTGAGCCCGAAGATCGCACCACCCGCAAGCGTCAACAATGAGCCAGGAATGAAAAGCACCGCAGCCAACACATAGCCAGCAATAAACGCAACCGGCCCCCACACGCCTAACCCTTGAACCCATTCAGCGAAGACTGGGATGTAATCTGCCCCTTGTCGCCCAAGCACAATCAATCCACCCACGGCTGCAGCAATGAGCACGATGCGCCCTGCAGACAGGCCACGTTTTTCCATCTTCACTTCTGCCATTTCCACCTTTGCCACCATTTCTGCCATGATTCAGCTCCTCCTATTTGTGATCATTTGCCCTTTTGATGCTAGGAGGGGTCGAAGGTTTCACCCGACGAGGTCTCTTGGGTGAGTTGGATACGGAGGAGTGACGTGCACCGCACGAACCTCTCCCGAGACGGTGTCATGCTCGTGCGCCTGGTACAGGCGACGGCCCAGAAAGCGTATATCTGCGAGAGGGGTTAAACGTCGTAGGTACGGGCAAGAATCCCGTCTTCAATCCAGCGCAACAACACACTGCCAATCAGTGTTGAGGCTTCTTCTGGCGCGTTCACAAACTGTTCGAGTTTGGTGCAAAGAGCGGCAAATGGTTCCCCTGCTCGAATACCGGCTAGTGCCGCCTGCTCGACCACGTCCATACTCGCTTGATAGACAATACACTCATGACGCCACACCCGGAGCACGGTCGCTGCAGGTTCTATATCGTCACTCTGGGTAAATTGTTCATTCTTCCAGATCGTTTGCACCGGCCACTCGCAGGTTAACATCAGCAGAGCAGGAATGAGCTGTAAGCGAAGCGTTGCCCAGGCCTCCGCTGGAATCGTCTGCAAGTCCTCTAACCGGAGAGGTTCAGTGTCTGGTGCGTCGAACACATCAACGCGCGCATACTCCAATCGTGCGAGGTCTTCAAGATACGGCAAGGTCTTCGCGACTGGGTGTGTAGATACGAACTCTGCAAAATGCGAACTGAAATAGCGTAACGAGGGATGGGCGGAGGGAAAGCGCCGCAGGTAGGCCCGGCCAATCTCACGGAACTGCTCCTCACCTACTATGGCAACAATGCGGGGGAAGTCTTCGGTCAATGCATCCAGCAGGCGCGCACAGTACATCTGCGCATAAATATCGAGCCGTGCTTCAGCGCCCAGCTTCCCCTGTGGGCGAATCTCCTGGAGCAACAGTGGGTCAAACCCCTGCCACTCCTCGTCAGCCGCACCGACAGGCCGTGCAATCGCGTAAAAGAAGCGAGACTGCAACTCACGCAGATTGAGCATAGGCGGACTCCCACACTGCATGTTCTATCGCTCGGGCACGCTCGGCTTCGGCACATACCTCCTCGAACTCGGGAATCTTGTCGTCCCACTCAATCAGTGAGGAAATGCGACCGAACCGTTGCACCGCAAAGCGGTACAGCTCCCAGACGGGAGTAATCACCGGACCGTCATGCGTATCGAGCAAATAGGTTTCATAGGTACTGTGACCAGCCAAATGCATCTGACCAACCCGATCGATCGGGACATTCTGTACGTATTGGTACGGATCGAAGTCGTGGTTCATCGCACTGACATAGACATTGTTGACATCAAGCAAAATACCGCAGTCCGCGCGCTGGGCGACTTGCGACAAAAACTCCCATTCCGGCATCATCGAGTGGGTATAGGTCAAATAGCTGGACACGTTCTCGACCAGAATCTGTCGTCCAAGGCAATCTTGGACGTGCTGAACCCGTTCGACAACGTGCCTGAGTGCTTCTTCGGTATAGGGCAAAGGCAGCAAGTCATGCGCATAATGTCCGCCGATACTTCCCCAACACAGGTGATCAGAAACCCAGGCCGGCTCAAACCGCTCGGCCAACGCTTTGAGGTCAGATAAATAGGCCATGTTGAGCGGATCAGTCGAACCAAGCGACAGCGACACTCCATGCAGCACGACCGGCGCCAGATTCCGCGCTTTCTCTAATACTGCCAGCGGACGACCACCACGCAGCATAAAGTTCTCAGCAATCACCTCGAACCAGTCGACACGCGCAGTCCCATCCCACACCCGCGGGAAATGCTGCGTGCGCAAGCCAATGCCATGACCGAGATAGGGAACGCCACAAGCCATGATTGTTCAACTCCTGAAAAAAACAGGCTTCGGTTGGTTGCCGAAGCCTGTCCTTCTTGTCATTTACTTCTTCTCGTCAACAACTTTACCGCCCTTATCAGTGCATTCTTTGGCACTGGTTTCTACCCAACCTTGGCCTTTACAAGCATTCTTTCCACTGCAGCTATGGCCAGCTCCACTGCAAGCACCTTGGCCTTTGCACGCGTTGATGCCAGAACAATGGACTTTGTCACTCCCGGCTTTATCATCTGCCGCACGGGCGGTGAGTGCTCCACTCGTCACCAACGTTGCCACTGCGCTTGCAATCATTAGACCTTTACCAAATGCGTTCATGATATGACCTCCTTAGGGTTTTGTTTGGCCGTTTGGATGTTGTTACTCTTTACAAGTTTCGACTCGATCGGCTTGCCTACGATTCTTCCCTCACCTGTATTATGAGCTACGCAGATTTCCCACCTACCTCCTCTCTGTGTTGGTACAATTTTGGTCTATCTTTTCTCCCTTGTCTAATCAATTATGTTTAGGTAAATGCCACAAGCAAGAAAAAGTTTCAGGGTAACGGAATCCCGTGATAAAACCTTGACACCATCTCCTCGCCTATATTACAGCTCGCCATAGAGGGAGTGAAAGGAGGGAACGTATGAAACACTGGAGCTGGAAACACTCAACCGGGACAGGTCGCAGTGCAGTGCTGCTTGGCGTCGCACTCGTCGTGCCTTTGGGCCTGCTATTTTACCCCCCAAAAAATCACACAGTGCGATAGGTTCTGATTCGACCGAGGCTCTTCCGCATACGCATGAGGCGGCGCCTGACGTCGCCGCTGCGCCACCCAATGGAGTCGATCCTTATCCACCCCCATTACTCTCTCGTCAACAACAGGAAGCGCTGCTCGCACGCCATCAGGGGTTGCGAGCGATTCCCGGCGTGATGGGCGTGGGCATCGAAGCAGGCAACACGATCTTGGTGGATGTGTTTGTCCATACTGATCAAACCGGACGTAAACCTGCGGTACTCCCCAATGCATTACGAGCCATTCCCCCCTTCCTCGATGCGCTTCCCGTTAAAGTTCAGCCTCATTACATTCTGCCGCCGCCCGCCGGCGTCGTAGTGGTAGCAATGAATGGGAGCACATCTATTCAACGCGAATGCCCAGCGACCTATGAAGTTGCACCGATGTTTGACTGGGTATTTTGCATGCCGCCACAGTATGCTGGACTACCACCCAGCAGCATGCTGCTCCCCCCAATCGCCGGAATTCCTCGTGTCGAGGCAGCTAATGTGGTCGAACGGAACCGGGAGAAGCTAATGAAGATACCCGGAGTGTCATCACTCCATCTCTCTGATGAGGGCGTGGGGATCTCCTCCTCAGAGCCAGAGAAGTTACCACCTCATGTCGAAGGCGTTCCAGTGATTCCGCAGATCACCGATTTACCAAAAGAATAGAAGACCGGAGCAGATCACTTCCACAACAAATGAGCGAGGACTATTATGCGAGTACGAATATCAATCGTCACATTGAGTGTAGTTTTCTCCTTATCTCTCCGGGTATTGGCTCAGGCTCCACAAACAAATGCACCACGACAGCTCCCTCCAGCAATGCCAGGCCAACCGATTGCAGGAATTCCCTATGATGAAGCACTCAAAATTGTCGATCGTCATCATCAAGAACTGTACAGTTTGCCAGGCGTTGAAGGGATAGGTATCTTTGCCAACGGGCTTGTTGTCACAACGACGAATCCCTCCGTTCTGCCTTCTACTATAGAGGGCCTACCCATATTTTCAGTCCTCCCGTCAAGGCAACACCAGCCTCCGCCCAAACTATCACTCCCTCAACCACCTATCCCCCCTCAACACGTTGAGCCCTCTAAGGAAGAACAGGTATCACCTCGTACAGACTGCCCCAAAGGTATGCATGGCGTATCTGGATCAGTCCGCTGTGCATTTGATTCCCTCCCTGCTGATAATGGACCGAAGATCAAATTCAACACTCCTCCGCCAGGAGTAATCGTGATGAAACCGGGCGGAGGAAAAGAACAGGCAGATTCCTGCCCGCAAGGGTTCGAAGAAGTAGAAGGCTATAATAAGTGGCGCTTTTGCGTTGATCCGCAAAAGCCAGAGCGAATTCCAAATCTATGGTCTCCACCGATTGCCGGGGTTCCGTATGAGAAGGCACTTGAAATCCACTACCGCAACGTTGAGAAACTCAGCGACCTACCCGGCGTTGAAGGTGTGGGATTGGGAGCAGAGGGAATCAACGTCTACACAACCAACCCTGCGGTGCTTCCCCAGCAGATTGAAGGGCTCCGAGTCATCCCACGCCCTGTTCCGGTTGGCGAAAGAGGAACGAACGGCCATACCTTCAATACGCAGATTCGGCCCTTACATGGTGCCGTAGCTGCTGTTGATAATTCCGGTGGTACCGTTGCTACACTAACGGGTATTGTTCTAGCGGACGGAAAGCCCTGGTTAGTCTTCCCAGCTCATATTCTCGGAAGGTGTACGGAAACACCTCCGTGTAGTGGCGGTATCCCTCTCAATCAGTGTCCACACGATAATAGTCAGGGGCAGGCATCAATGTTTCAGTCGCCATCGGGTGGAATCAATGCAAATGTAGGGTTCATCCAACGGTGGACACCTCTTGGTACCAATTTCTATGCTGCAGATGTCGCAGCGGCATTCATGGATTCGGACTTTACCGAATACAACGGTTCACTCTCAGCAGATCAACGAGTAAACTCAGGCCCAAGTGGATCAATACCGTTTTCTGGAATTACTATTCCTGTCGCAATCGGAGTAGAAGTTGATATGCGAACTATACTGGGTCCACCTCATGATTTCAGACTTCGCGTCGAGGAAGTTGGAACAACGTTCGATTATGTCAAAGTATGTAACAATAACCGTGCAAATTTGAACAATCAAATTCGGTATCGAATCCTAAATTCGGACTTCACAGTTCAGTCCGGTGATAGTGGATCACCGGTTTTCGACCTTAGTCCTAACCAACGATTAGTGGGAATGGAGAATGCCTGCCGAGGCATCCCACAGACGGATGGCAGTCTTCTTTGTTTCCAAGATCAAATTTACGGAACGGATGTCACAGCAATCAGAACTTTTCTCAGGTTCGACGACTGGTATGGAACACAAACAGTGAAAGACAACACCATCGGCGTGTTCAAGCCTAACTCCGCCGGCTGGATTATGGACAATGGCAACGGCAAATATGACGGGCCGGTTCCCTGTGTCTCCGGCGACCCCTCTCCTATTTTCGATCCGTGCTTCGCCTACGGTCTAGGGAACTCTGACCTGCCTATCACTGGCGATTGGGATAACGCCACGGCGAACAACAAACCCAGCAACGAGTTCACTGTTGGGGTTTATCGCCCCACGACAAACCCCAACTTCTTCTTGTTGAGTAACACGAACAACCCCCCTTCATCTCTTCCTCCAATAGTCACCGCGCCTCCTTCGTTCGGCTACCAACCTGTGGCGGGCAAGTGGCAAGGCAACGGTACGAGTAATGCGACCAGTTAAGTCGGGGTCTTCCGTCCTTCGACTGGCGCTTGGTACCTCGACAGTGGCAATCAGGTGGTCGAGCCTTGTGGTATTGACTATTGCTTCTCGCTCGCCTCCGGGATGTTTCAAGCCGGTGATATCCCTATCGCCGGGGACTGGGAGAATGATGGGATTGTGACTATTGGGCTCTTTCGTCGTGGATTACTCGCCAGCTCCGATGTCTTTTATCTCAGCAACGTAAACCCCAGCAGCCTCCC
It encodes:
- the glgC gene encoding glucose-1-phosphate adenylyltransferase codes for the protein MTVQSLTNALRQTTAMILAGGQGERLAPLTRDRAKPAVPFGGNYRIIDFTLSNCLNSGLRKIHILTQYKSRSLDRHIKQAWNVFTSEMDEYIEVLPPQQRTDERWYEGTADAVFQNIYTLQMEQPQYVIVLGGDHVYKMDYSEMLAAHINSNAVLTVACTEVPKGEAKRFGVMGVDTNWRILRFQEKPEEPDCIPDNPEYTLASMGIYIFNTETLIRELLTNARQNESHDFGKDIIPRMVRDGERVCALPFRDRNSGAIKYWRDIGTIDSYYDAHMDLIAVSPVFNLYDEEWPIRTYQVQAPPAKTVFRGAERQGEVLDSLVCNGCIISGARVEHSILGPRVFVHSWAHVEDSVVFDDVEIGRYARVRHAIIDKNVNICAGAVIGYDLERDRQRFTVTDNGIVVIPKGTVIDEV
- a CDS encoding TVP38/TMEM64 family protein — encoded protein: MEKRGLSAGRIVLIAAAVGGLIVLGRQGADYIPVFAEWVQGLGVWGPVAFIAGYVLAAVLFIPGSLLTLAGGAIFGLTNGVMIVFLAAVLGSSAAFLVSRYVARNAIERRLAGNTRFAAIDRAVGEQGQKIVFLLRLSPVFPFSLLNYGLGLTKVRFIDYVTASVGMLPGTLLYVYYGKVIGDVAALAGGMAREKGTADYAILILGLVATIVVTTIVTRIARRALQDATKE
- a CDS encoding DUF692 domain-containing protein; amino-acid sequence: MACGVPYLGHGIGLRTQHFPRVWDGTARVDWFEVIAENFMLRGGRPLAVLEKARNLAPVVLHGVSLSLGSTDPLNMAYLSDLKALAERFEPAWVSDHLCWGSIGGHYAHDLLPLPYTEEALRHVVERVQHVQDCLGRQILVENVSSYLTYTHSMMPEWEFLSQVAQRADCGILLDVNNVYVSAMNHDFDPYQYVQNVPIDRVGQMHLAGHSTYETYLLDTHDGPVITPVWELYRFAVQRFGRISSLIEWDDKIPEFEEVCAEAERARAIEHAVWESAYAQSA
- a CDS encoding DUF2063 domain-containing protein, with translation MQCGSPPMLNLRELQSRFFYAIARPVGAADEEWQGFDPLLLQEIRPQGKLGAEARLDIYAQMYCARLLDALTEDFPRIVAIVGEEQFREIGRAYLRRFPSAHPSLRYFSSHFAEFVSTHPVAKTLPYLEDLARLEYARVDVFDAPDTEPLRLEDLQTIPAEAWATLRLQLIPALLMLTCEWPVQTIWKNEQFTQSDDIEPAATVLRVWRHECIVYQASMDVVEQAALAGIRAGEPFAALCTKLEQFVNAPEEASTLIGSVLLRWIEDGILARTYDV